The Humulus lupulus chromosome 7, drHumLupu1.1, whole genome shotgun sequence region tataaTCAAGGTCGTGTCAAATTAGTTGGCCCATTCATTTATATATGTCACATACTTAAAAAATAATTAGTGATTTTTAATTATCAACACATTGAGAGATCTTTCATAACCATTAATATTCTGTTATgtttatatacaaatatatatatggtAAAATGTTTGTTATATTAGATAGACCAtctcaaccatatgatttttattttttatttttaaggtaGCTCAACCAcatgatttaaatatatatatactcacaCAATCAAAAAGTTTATAATTTTTATATGATTAGTCCAAAAAATTTGTCTAACCTAAGTACTTAgattaataataataagaactTTGTCATAAGGGaaaaaattgcatctttttattAGAAAAGAAAAGCCATTTAGTTGTGCTTGGGTTCGCCTAATTTTGCATAAATTCAAATACTAAACTCTAAAGATGGTAGTGGAATTTTTTTTACtaaatatactaaaaataaaagTCAAAAATGGAAAAGAGAaaaattattagtttttttttaaaaaaaaaaagttgattgGACGGCTTTGAAACCGAAGGAAGCGCTCTATATATATCCAAAACGCAAACAGAGAAGCATATAAAACAAAATAGAGAACGAAAACTGTTTTTGAGAACCTCAGCTTGAGAAGGTAAAGAGAAAAATAGTACAGAAAAAAAAGGAACATattttaagagagagagagaggcttgGATAGAtttaagagagagaaagaagagaagggtgTCGGAGATCTTGTCAGATCGGAACCGGAGCTCTAAGCAAAACCTCTCACATTTTAGCTGTTGGTGTTGAATTTGCAATGTGggtcttcatctccttcgttttTTTCTTCTATCAGTTTGATTTTTTTGCTCCTTACTGCTTTGTTTTGAGACCTGTGTATTGTTTATTTTGGTTTCTCAAATGGGTTTTACTGTTTTCCCAATGTGTTTCGTGAATCAGCTTCTTTTGGgttctacttcttcttcttcttcttcttcttcctcctcttttttattttaatttttgatgGGGTTGTCCGAGTTTTCTTATGTTATTGTTTGCTGAGCTATGTGAGTTGTGTCAGCTCTCTGcacaaaaatcttttttttttacatgtaAATATGAAAATGAAAAATCGACCCAGTAGGCTAGTAGCGAAAgatgtgattttttttctttttgaagataGAAATATAGTTGAAGCCCTTTGATTTTGGTTTCATTTGATGGGCCAATAAACTATGTTTTTTGCTCGTTGATTTCTCTATGCAGATTAAGACCCTGCTTTTCTTCTTGAAGCTTGTTGAAGCTTGCAGGccatcttttcttcttgtttttgaTAAAACTTTAACTAGAAAGTTCTAATGTTATCTTCTTGCTAATTTGATTTCAGCCTTATTTTtctggttaattttttttttttactttcataTTTTCTGTTTGAGCAATTTTTTTGCCTAATTGGTTCTAGTCAACATGATTATATCTAGGTAGCTGAAAATCTTCTGAGTCTTTTTTAGGACACCCTGTTTGGTTTTTGACCTCCTTTTGAGATTTTATTCAGAGTTTCAGATGATCATGTTACTCGCCGGTGTTAATGATTATATATACGGTTTGTTGGTGTAGTTCCAAGCaggaaatatatatgtatattcttttaaaagattttcttaTTTTGTACTGGGTTATTTGGCCAACAATTTATCAAGCTAAATTTTATACCTATTGATTAATGGAGCTCAAACACGGTGCTATGCCAGATCTGTACTACTCCTTTAAGTTTGGTGGGTTTGTATTGCATCTATGTTCAGATTTGAGAGTCCATTATATTTTAGGCTTAAAGTACGGCAAACAGGTTTCAAGAATGTGCTGGCTTTTTACAATATCTATCTACATGTCTACTTGTTTTCatcttgctatttttttttaaaaaaaaattatgtgcaTCGGTTATTTTTCCATTTTCTGCTGATTTACAGTTTTTCATTTAAGTTCTCTGCAAAAACTCTTCTCAACATGAGATGCTTGCTTTAAATGGTATATCCTTCCtcctgttttgttctgttttgttTTTCCAGGAAATGTCAAAATCACTAAATGGTTTTAAGTAAAGTATGCATTGAAATGACAAAGCACATGAATATTTAAACGATCCAATTAGGTGACTGAGGTGTAATTTTCTCTTTGGGGGAAGGAACCTGTTTTCTTCAGAAGGTTCTCACCTAGTACAactgtaaatattttttttacagtTGTGAGTGTCTTGAAAAGTAATGTTAATGGTATAgatttgggattttttttttccTGGGGTGACTACATGAAAAGTGTTTCTATGCACATAGACACTTAACTCTCCATGTCTCTATGCTTTCCTGTGCAGTGTCATGGGGAGAGAACTTTCTGGTTTACAGTTGGAGAAGGAGCCAAATGGCATTTCTCATGATAGAGTTCATGCTGCTCCGACAACATCGGACGACAGCTCTGAAGCTAAGGATTATGAAGTAAAGGAATGTACTGAAGAGAATTCGGTGATTGAGAAACACCACGAGGAGCAAGCGGTTCTAGGTGTTAAAAGCATAAATCTTGATGAGGGCCTGACTGAGGACAAAAATGAGAAATCTGCAGCTCAGAAGTCTAGCTCTCCTGCTTCAAAATCTCCTGTTGGAAATGGGCGTACAAAGTGCACTGTTCCTCATCCTTTTGCTCTGGCAACTGATAAGCGTGGTTCTTGCGCACATACTGTTGGAACTGAAACTGCAGTGTATGGTAACAGTGTGCTCTCTCCTAACTCAACAAGGAATATACAGGTGATTATATTATCGTTTTGTGAGATATTTGTCACTTTTACCATTCTGAGTTTCATATTTGTGTATTCATTTGGTTCAAGCCCTGTGGTGGTGACAGTGCCAGCTACACGTATGGTTTATGCAGCATAAACTTAAAGGGGAAAAAAATAATGAAAGAGGGAAAGTGATTGTAAACAATGGTGTTATGTTGTTTTTAGTTGAAAATGACATTGATTCCTTTACacttttttatgttattttcagCCTAGTTCTCCTTTAACATCAAGGAAGTTATGGCAATCTGAAAACAGGAAGCATGCTGATGAAGAAGACAATTGGTCTGTTGCTTCTTCGTATCCTGAGTTAATTTGTTTGATATTGATTGTAAACTGTTGCCTATAAATgggttttttaaaaataaaaaatgaaatcaCACAGTAGAATTGGATTTATTACTTGGTGCTTGGCTTGCAGCACTTTACTTTTTCTCACTTTCTGCTTTTAAAAGTAAAATATAGAGATTTTCTCCCACTTCTCGCCTTTcacttaaaaaaaagaaaagaaaagaaaggaaaatgttGCCAAGCAAGCTCTTTCTGGAATTTCCTTAACTAAACAAAGTACTGCTGCCTCTGTTCGAACACTTAAATCCAGGGTTACTGTTGGACAAGCTCCAACTTTTCGATGCTCTCAACGTGCAGAGAAACGAAAGGAGGTAACATTTTTAACATATAAAAAAAGAATTATACATAGTTCAATTTTCGTTTTCGAGTTGTTTTGGCTAAACTGTTGTATAATTATATCTGAACATAGTTTTTGTCTCCAACGCAATGTCctttttatttagttttacaCAAAATTGGAAGAAAAACACCAAGCTATGGAGGCAGAGAGAAGCCAGTTTGAAGCAAGGACCAGGGTACATCACTGGCTCTAGTTTTTTCATATTAAAGTAGTTTTAAATTTAACTTTTTTGTTCATTTGTGTATGCATATAATGTTCTACTCAGTTGCTTTTTGTTGCAATTAAACAGTAGTCTGTTTTCGATTATTTGTTAACGATGGTTTTATGCGTATAACTTTTTCAGGAAGAGCAAGAAGAAGCACTCAGGCAGCTTAGGAGGAACTTGGTGATCAAAGCAAATCCAGTACCTAATTTTTACTATGAGGGTCCTCCACCCAAGGCGGAGCTCAAGAAGGTACTCTATCAAAATTTCCTGGATTATCCTTTTGAGTTTCAGAGCAACATTTCTACCAACTTTTgctaaaaaaaactataaaagaaAGTCTTAAACCATAAAAGAATTGGGTTATCTATATTTGTGTAATTACCATAAGCAAACTGTTCACTCTTTGAGCTTTGGAAGATAAAACCTCACGGTTTACGTGTAATGTGAGTGCAGCTGCCATTGACTCGGCCCAAGTCACCCAAGCTGAACAAAACTAACAGGAGAAAGAGCTGTGGCGATGCAATTGTTGCATCACAGGAGGAAAAGGAAAGGTCTGCTCGGATGCAACGTCACAGCCTTGGTACCGCCTCCTCTGCTACTCCCAAAAGTAAGGGTCCGATCAGTAGACGGAGCAGTAGCGAGTCCAACGGTACCTGGAAAGTCAAAGACCGATACAAGCAGGAAAAGGAAGCCACAGCTCCTAAGATCGCGGACCAGGCAAATGTAGACATCGCCGTTCATTCATGAACATGTAGGTTTTTATCTTCTAATTCATGCAAggaacaaaaagaaaaag contains the following coding sequences:
- the LOC133790718 gene encoding protein WAVE-DAMPENED 2 isoform X1; protein product: MGRELSGLQLEKEPNGISHDRVHAAPTTSDDSSEAKDYEVKECTEENSVIEKHHEEQAVLGVKSINLDEGLTEDKNEKSAAQKSSSPASKSPVGNGRTKCTVPHPFALATDKRGSCAHTVGTETAVYGNSVLSPNSTRNIQPSSPLTSRKLWQSENRKHADEEDNWSVASSTAASVRTLKSRVTVGQAPTFRCSQRAEKRKEFYTKLEEKHQAMEAERSQFEARTREEQEEALRQLRRNLVIKANPVPNFYYEGPPPKAELKKLPLTRPKSPKLNKTNRRKSCGDAIVASQEEKERSARMQRHSLGTASSATPKSKGPISRRSSSESNGTWKVKDRYKQEKEATAPKIADQANVDIAVHS
- the LOC133790718 gene encoding protein WAVE-DAMPENED 2 isoform X2; this translates as MGRELSGLQLEKEPNGISHDRVHAAPTTSDDSSEAKDYEVKECTEENSVIEKHHEEQAVLGVKSINLDEGLTEDKNEKSAAQKSSSPASKSPVGNGRTKCTVPHPFALATDKRGSCAHTVGTETAVYGNSVLSPNSTRNIQPSSPLTSRKLWQSENRKHADEEDNWVTVGQAPTFRCSQRAEKRKEFYTKLEEKHQAMEAERSQFEARTREEQEEALRQLRRNLVIKANPVPNFYYEGPPPKAELKKLPLTRPKSPKLNKTNRRKSCGDAIVASQEEKERSARMQRHSLGTASSATPKSKGPISRRSSSESNGTWKVKDRYKQEKEATAPKIADQANVDIAVHS